One Onychostoma macrolepis isolate SWU-2019 chromosome 10, ASM1243209v1, whole genome shotgun sequence genomic region harbors:
- the LOC131548005 gene encoding uncharacterized protein LOC131548005 has protein sequence MNLLEAEYVQECICQHCLTAEAIVRCRDCLPRQYLCTLCDGDVHQHLPLHNRESMVHGFFKPLCPTTAVKRHSETFEFSEQGLYNLTLPSLECSCCGKTWTVELSNLLMSGYWPASIHFDTVYEAELFRSFLDLKLFTPGLFTTEYNGRNGKICGDTFHKAFLEWTFAQHEVERLCGAQPFKCPACSPSMHAVSVDGNRKLYRFHNAHGTEKGYFDGTFIMKDDDVSSFVEYVHEKTKHSTGKGVCGSSQWTAAKESAKKSASKIDEEGLEVAVCRHGGLLKALNMFRGEIFAYPLFLQNTLSKENVAFFCSDVACKYWPYLKRAVGHCPELSPLLNMRPLLSVMHAKAHEWSYEIKWSGRNQKGAGLTIGEEVEQVNSFLSRAAVCTKYMSKAACSDMLTVLASAWNKRKSENLAKSLSQRYVKTTERLKVERESFASLQAELNVSDDNIQQWVSDVQQWAAVSRAKDDAGLEGKIRGLCQHKAEKKQSVPSDR, from the exons ATGAATCTTTTGGAGGCTGAATATGTTCAGGAATGCATCTGCCAACACTGTCTAACTGCTGAGGCCATTGTACGGTGCAGGGACTGTCTACCTAGGCAGTATCTATGCACCCTGTGTGATGGAGATGTCCATCAGCACCTACCTCTTCATAACAGGGAGTCTATGGTCCATGGGTTCTTTAAGCCATTGTGTCCAACCACTGCAGTGAAGAGACATTCTGAAACATTTGAGTTCTCTGAACAGG gacTGTACAATCTCACTCTTCCATCTCTGGAGTGCTCATGCTGTGGGAAAACATGGACAGTGGAACTCAGTAATCTCCTCATGTCTGGGTACTGGCCAGCCTCTATACATTTTGATACTGTATATGAGGCTGAACTTTTTAGGTCTTTTCTGGACTTAAAACTATTCACTCCAGGTCTATTCACAACAGAGTACAATGGCAGG AATGGTAAAATATGTGGAGACACATTCCATAAAGCCTTCTTGGAATGGACCTTTGCCCAGCATGAGGTTGAGAGGCTTTGTGGTGCCCAACCATTTAAATGTCCCGCTTGCAGTCCATCCATGCATGCAGTCTCAGTGGATGGTAACAGGAAGCTATACAGGTTCCATAATGCACAcg GGACAGAGAAGGGCTACTTCGATGGCACATTTATAATGAAAGATGATGATGTTTCATCCTTTGTGGAATATGTTCATGAAAAGACCAAGCAT TCCACAGGTAAAGGGGTTTGTGGCTCCTCTCAATGGACAGCAGCAAAGGAGTCAGCGAAAAAGTCAGCCTCAAAGATTGATGAGGAAGGCCTTGAGGTTGCTGTTTGCCGACATGGAGGACTTTTAAAAGCCCTAAATATGTTTAGAGGGGAAATATTTGCTTATCCCCTGTTCCTTCAAAACACCCTCTCGAAGGAAAATGTGGCATTTTTCTGTTCCGATGTTGCCTGCAAGTACTGGCCATACTTAAAGAGAGCGGTGGGACACTGTCCGGAGCTAAGCCCTTTATTAAATATGCGCCCACTATTATCAGTTATGCATGCCAAAGCACATGAGTGGAGTTATGAG atAAAATGGTCCGGAAGAAATCAAAAGGGAGCTGGTCTTACAATCGGAGAAGAGGTGGAGCAGGTCAACTCCTTCTTGTCGAGAGCAGCAGTCTGCACTAAATATATGTCCAAAGCTG CATGTTCAGACATGCTCACAGTTCTTGCTTCTGCATGGAACAAACGGAAATCTGAAAATCTGGCTAAAAGTTTGTCGCAAAGATACGTTAAG ACAACCGAAAGGCTGAAAGTAGAAAGAGAGAGCTTTGCAAGTCTGCAGGCTGAGCTTAATGTCAGCGACGATAACATTCAGCAGTGGGTCAGTGATGTCCAGCAGTGGGCTGCAG TATCAAGAGCGAAGGACGACGCTGGACTTGAGGGCAAAATTCGAGGCCTTTGTCAGCATAAAGCTGAGAAAAAGCAATCTGTACCATCAGACAG ATAG
- the LOC131548006 gene encoding trichohyalin-like, giving the protein MILQFNSCDAVHRRSCQSSQHKIKMPGSTVRQCPHCRNKMNCRNRCCVKCGKLLDFKHRQSVRLAKFRAQAQQWAKTTIQSRNQSKVLDNVNVMMEKLKALGYVPLLFLGKFSKAQKWTAEAQCPLEFPPEGHGVMEKMLIIFEHILQGLTPEKEQEVTEHNEAESQDLTETVEDEENIVEVERLEDEEQINKQQIESRKEEPERPVEEERDKSPEKDQEVIKSDEKERQDLKETVEDEENIVVEDNVEVRRLENEEQIEEQQIEGREEEPERPVEEERDKVTKKTEQAKG; this is encoded by the exons ATGATTCTCCAGTTCAACTCGTGCGACGCCGTGCATCGTCGAAGCTGTCAATCATCACAAcacaaaa TCAAAATGCCAGGTTCAACTGTTCGCCAATGCCCCCACTGCCGGAATAAGATGAATTGCCGAAACCGGTGCTGTGTTAAG TGTGGAAAATTGCTTGATTTTAAACACAGACAATCAGTACGATTGGCAAAGTTTCGTGCCCAAGCCCAACAGTGGGCAAAAACAACTATTCAGTCTCGGAATCAATCAAAAGTTCTTGACAATGTAAATGTCATG ATGGAAAAGCTTAAAGCTCTTGGATATGTACCTCTTCTTTTCCTGGGGAAATTTTCCAAGGCCCAAAAGTGGACAGCAGAGGCCCAATGCCCCCTTGAGTTCCCACCTGAGGGACATGGTGTGATGGAAAAAATGCTCATAATTTTTGAGCATATTTTACAGG GTTTAACTCCAGAAAAAGAACAAGAGGTCACAGAACATAATGAGGCAGAAAGTCAGGACTTGACAGAAACTGTAGAAGATGAAGAGAACATTGTAGAAGTGGAAAGACTGGAGGATGAAGAGCAGATCAATAAACAACAGATAGAAAGTAGAAAGGAAGAACCAGAGAGGCCTGTTGAGGAAGAGAGAGACAAAAGTCCAGAAAAAGATCAAGAGGTCATCAAAAGTgatgagaaagaaagacaagACTTGAAAGAGACTGTAGAAGATGAAGAGAACATTGTAGTGGAGGATAATGTAGAAGTGAGAAGACTGGAAAATGAAGAGCAGATCGAAGAACAACAGATAGAAGGTAGGGAGGAAGAACCAGAGAGGCCTGTTGAGGAAGAGAGAGACAAAGTGACAAAAAAGACTGAACAGGCAAAGGGGTGA
- the LOC131548001 gene encoding LOW QUALITY PROTEIN: protein mono-ADP-ribosyltransferase PARP14-like (The sequence of the model RefSeq protein was modified relative to this genomic sequence to represent the inferred CDS: inserted 1 base in 1 codon), translating into MDEHLYPITVEGDWRPELAKSVKNKLQIYFQSKKKSQGGDCVVQYDGSNFATILFKSPDIRDGVLSKAGHIINIDNQQIKLKVYKPSDEEEQTDSTEQRTEQACEYHEPNQSVSQTDVDVNKLQESGAVVLENLPDDVKQNVLTLLVENISSLPENDFSMELIQELRKAVVTFKNASAAEKFLVDSRAHEKFKQYNLRACALERSTCVRVENLPAEANNNKMLLELYFEKWGGPVEEVITIPSEQAAIIIFKEEEAKERVLKQGNDICDVPVKIYPYFKSLDTILYGGKRPHLKLPEPITVSVHPAIREFILKKEQISSIKDQMNSHFCQINMDKPEVLLSPDPALLHQKQETIDDWSRNAFDAFKKIISNYTTSEWLVSHPLLFNVETNIKEVVKDQVFIDLDASKGVVTLAGMTHEIIGLKPIIEKFLERGTNQMERERNNVTEDMEISPAMYSLLEQNGLKSAVSPHLHIDYNKKINKLIFSGLHTETLVFKNWVLEKKINMKRKHLQIERSILEFLRSVDCEEMSRNLFISHGITAIYTIENEDVVVVGSTERALGDAEKRVKTVLTTKGLNVEDQSVLQKTEWQDLKKQLENLFSTPKKISVLIKLSKKRDKVIVTGFRKSVMQVSENLGRFIEKHTRITEKVRVKSHAVVDFIKDRKSQDWQHFIKSNVVKVNFDSMRPWIKLSGERTFVQPADTFFKCLADDLYTDTLIIKKAGVKKYFLEQGKMMLSMLLKEKRFVVVLQEDDMLEEEEDEFTEGSLEDIGQVSCEVRIPGGVTVTVRKADICKINVDAVVNAANEDLKHSGGVALALLQAAGPSLQQTCDQHTKVNGPLKPGEAIITDAGRLPCKYVVHAVGPRFTDSDRLTTVQRLRCAVRESLNQASSRNCSSIAIPVISSGIFGCPLDLCTESIAQEVHEYIEYHNHGGSNSTLTKIHLVDNNGSTVNAMTQAVRKEFATYNPRWYTNYGQGYRDAAHGRGRGRGRGRGRGRGCGCVHGRGRGRGCGYGRGNYGQRNQEFKGSKGRGNGDFERQAHFRRDSNSGGRPDISERLIVLETKITRDGLKIILSKGNIQDAHADVIVNTISEDLDLSKGAISTALLQTAGHQLQSEVTRTARLNNVNYGEMVITNGYNLKCKTVFHVVCPFWKGSEDKIIIQIIRDCLIKAEKWRMASVVFPAIGTGNLGFPKDLVARIMLTEVQDFKPTNLREVTVIVHPSDKESVQCFTSIFRHGIQGPITTETQKNVXSGKSSHTSELVGKVSSPSLGVHTMQMGQVTLEVSSGDITQEKTDAIVNSSNKTFSLKAGVSKAILDAAGVQVEQECSQIVGSSNTQQTEIVTSAGQLPCRNIIHVIGCSSPSDIKDVVLSVLKLCEARQITSVAFPALGTGQGGAKPADVADAMVDAVVDFVKKNKPVHVRLVKFLIFQANMVVDFHQSMIRRSGEKVEEDKGLLTRFRDFFGEESSEFTPKEEFVMVGEDIEPAVFQLCGETPEDLSEAKDIINSLILREHVTIPIRDPAITHFTREDGEMLNAMQSELTISVRLEKKGQDSVITLEGLTRDVHTAESRIRDMIRKVERNETRRSEAFIIRNVVRWQYQENGHSIKTFDMLTNYDLEQAYQKRLPSVKIKINNDEYEADLVLKEATRGSLRITLSRVELED; encoded by the exons TTCGAGATGGCGTACTCTCAAAGGCAGGACACATTATTAACATTGACAATCAACAAATCAAGTTAAAAGTGTACAAACCCAGCGATGAAGaagaacagacagacagcacTGAACAAAGA ACGGAGCAGGCATGTGAATATCATGAACCAA ATCAAAGTGTCTCTCAGACTGATGTGGATGTGAATAAGCTTCAAGAGTCAGGTGCGGTGGTCCTGGAGAACCTTCCAGATGAtgttaaacaaaatgttttgactCTTTTGGTGGAGAACATCAGTAGTCTTCCTGAGAATGACTTTAGCATGGAATTAATACAAGAATTAAGAAAAGCTGttgtgacatttaaaaatgcaagtg CTGCAGAAAAGTTCCTTGTGGACAGCAGGGCACATGAAAAGTTCAAGCAGTATAATCTGAGGGCCTGTGCACTGGAGAGAAGCACATGTGTGCGGGTGGAGAATCTTCCAGCTGAGGCCAACAACAACAAGATGCTGCTGGAACTGTATTTTGAGAAATGGGGCGGTCCAGTAGAGGAAGTTATCACAATTCCATCAGAGCAAGCAGCCATTATCATCTTTAAGGAGGAAGAAG CCAAAGAGAGAGTTTTGAAGCAAGGAAATGACATCTGTGATGTTCCAGTCAAGATATATCCCTACTTTAAATCACTGGATACAATCTTATATGGTGGCAAAAGACCCCATCTGAAGCTGCCTGAACCCATTACAGTCAGTGTACATCCTGCCATCAGGGAGTTCATCCTCAAGAAAGAGCAGATTTCCTCTATTAAAGACCAGATGAACTCACACTTCTGCCAAATAAACATGGACAAACCTGAAGTTTTGCTCAGTCCTGATCCAGCATTACTTCATCAGAAACAAGAAACCATTGATGACTGGAGTAGGAATGCCTTTGATGCCTTCAAGAAAATTATCTCAAACTACACAACATCTGAGTGGCTGGTGTCACACCCCCTTTTATTCAATGTGGAAACTAATATTAAGGAAGTTGTGAAGGATCAGGTTTTTATAGACTTGGATGCCTCTAAAGGGGTCGTGACACTGGCAGGAATGACCCATGAGATAATTGGACTGAAACCCATCATAGAGAAGTTCTTAGAGAGAGGAACAAATcaaatggagagagagaggaacaaTGTGACAGAGGACATGGAAATTTCTCCTGCCATGTACTCTTTGCTTGAACAAAATGGCCTGAAAAGTGCTGTTTCTCCACACCTGCACATTGactacaacaaaaaaattaacaaactaATTTTTTCAGGTCTTCATACAGAAACTCTCGTCTTCAAAAATTGGGTCCTtgagaagaaaataaatatgaaacgAAAGCACTTACAGATTGAACGTTCAATCCTGGAGTTTCTGAGATCTGTGGACTGTGAGGAAATGTCCAGAAATCTCTTCATATCTCATGGAATAACAGCTATCTACACAATTGAAAATGAAGATGTTGTTGTGGTTGGAAGCACAGAAAGAGCTCTTGGTGATGCAGAGAAGAGGGTGAAAACAGTTCTTACAACCAAAGGCCTCAATGTAGAAGACCAGAGTGTCCTTCAAAAGACAGAGTGGCAGGATCTCAAAAAACAACTGGAGAATTTGTTCAGTACTCCCAAAAAGATATCTGTGTTGATAAAACTTTCCAAAAAGAGAGACAAAGTAATAGTGACTGGATTCAGAAAATCTGTAATGCAGGTCAGCGAGAACTTAGGACGTTTCATTGAGAAACACACTAGAATCACAGAAAAGGTTCGTGTCAAATCACATGCTGTGGTTGATTTCATAAAAGATAGAAAATCACAAGACTGGCAGCATTTTATTAAGTCTAATGTGGTGAAAGTGAATTTTGATTCAATGAGGCCCTGGATCAAACTGTCTGGAGAGCGTACATTTGTCCAACCAGCTGATACTTTCTTTAAATGTTTGGCAGATGATCTCTACACAGACACATTGATCATTAAAAAGGCAGGAGTAAAGAAATACTTCTTGGAGCAGGGTAAAATGATGCTCTCAATGCTGTTGAAGGAAAAAAGATTTGTGGTGGTTCTTCAGGAAGATGATATGCTggaagaggaggaagatgaATTTACTGAAGGAAGTTTAGAAGATATTGGCCAAGTCTCTTGTGAGGTCAGAATACCAGGTGGAGTAACTGTTACTGTCAGGAAGGCAGACATTTGCAAGATCAATGTTGATGCTGTGGTCAATGCTGCTAATGAAGATCTGAAGCACAGCGGTGGTGTAGCTTTAGCACTTCTTCAAGCTGCTGGACCAAGTCTGCAGCAAACCTGTGACCAACACACAAAAGTAAATGGGCCTCTGAAGCCTGGAGAAGCTATCATCACTGATGCTGGTCGTCTTCCCTGTAAATATGTGGTGCACGCTGTTGGACCTCGCTTCACCGATTCAGACAGACTTACCACTGTGCAACGCCTGAGATGTGCTGTGAGGGAAAGTCTGAACCAGGCGTCAAGCAGAAACTGCTCCTCTATTGCAATTCCAGTTATTAGCTCAGGGATATTTGGTTGTCCTCTTGATCTTTGCACTGAATCAATTGCCCAGGAGGTGCATGAGTACATTGAGTATCATAACCACGGAGGCTCTAATAGCACATTAACTAAAATTCACTTGGTTGACAATAATGGCAGTACAGTGAATGCCATGACTCAAGCTGTCAGAAAGGAGTTTGCTACTTACAACCCTCGTTGGTATACCAACTATGGACAAGGCTATCGAGATGCTGCCCATGGTCGTGGTCGTGGTCGTGGTCGTGGTCGTGGCCGTGGCCGTGGCTGTGGCTGTGTTCATGGTCGTGGTCGTGGTCGTGGTTGTGGTTATGGCCGTGGAAACTATGGCCAAAGAAACCAAGAGTTTAAAGGTTCCAAAGGTCGTGGTAATGGAGACTTTGAAAGACAAGCACACTTCAGAAGAGATTCAAACTCTGGTGGCAGACCAGATATATCTGAAAGGTTGATTGTTCTTGAGACCAAAATTACACGAGACGGACTAAAAATCATTCTGAGCAAAGGCAACATTCAGGATGCACAT GCTGATGTCATTGTAAACACTATATCAGAGGACTTGGACCTCAGTAAAGGTGCCATCTCCACAGCATTACTTCAGACTGCTGGTCATCAGCTCCAGTCAGAAGTCACCAGAACTGCTCGCTTAAACAATGTGAATTATGGTGAAATGGTCATCACAAATGGTTATAACCTGAAATGTAAAACAGTCTTCCATGTAGTTTGCCCATTTTGGAAAGGCTCAGAAGATaag atAATCATTCAGATCATAAGAGATTGCCTGATAAAAGCAGAAAAGTGGAGAATGGCTTCAGTCGTCTTCCCAGCTATCGGGACTGGGAATCTTGGCTTTCCTAAAGATCTGGTGGCCAGAATCATGCTGACAGAAGTCCAGGATTTTAAGCCTACAAACCTTCGAGAGGTAACTGTGATTGTGCACCCTTCTGACAAGGAGAGTGTTCAG tGCTTTACCAGCATCTTTAGACATGGGATTCAGGGTCCCATCACAACTGAAACacagaaaaatg tttctggCAAATCATCTCACACTTCTG agCTTGTTGGCAAAGTCTCCTCTCCCTCTCTTGGGGTGCACACTATGCAGATGGGTCAAGTGACTCTGGAGGTTTCTTCAGGAGACATAACACAAGAAAAAACTGATGCCATTGTTAACTCCTCGAATAAGACATTTTCTCTGAAAGCAG GAGTATCCAAGGCCATATTAGATGCTGCTGGAGTACAAGTGGAACAAGAATGTTCACAAATTG TGGGATCATCAAATACACAGCAAACAGAGATTGTGACTTCAGCTGGGCAGCTTCCATGTAGAAACATCATCCATGTTATTGGATGCAGTAGTCCATCTGACATTAAGGATGTTGTTTTGTCTGTTCTGAAGTTATGTGAGGCACGCCAGATTACTTCTGTTGCGTTCCCAGCCCTTGGCACTG GTCAGGGTGGTGCAAAACCAGCTGATGTTGCAGATGCAATGGTTGATGCAGTTGTtgactttgtaaagaaaaataaaccagTACATGTACGGCTTGTGAAGTTTCTTATATTCCAAGCAAACATGGTGGTAGACTTTCACCAAAGCATGATCAGAAGATCTGGTGAGAAAGTAGAGGAGGATAAAGGTCTGCTTACCAGATTTAGAG ACTTTTTTGGAGAGGAAAGTTCAGAATTTACCCCAAAGGAAGAATTTGTGATGGTGGGAGAAGATATTGAACCAGCTGTGTTTCAACTGTGTGGGGAGACACCAGAGGACCTGAGTGAAGCCAAGGACATAATCAACAGCTTGATATTACGGGAGCATGTGACCATCCCAATCCGTGATCCAGCAATTACTCATTTCACCAGAGAGGATGGAGAAATGCTGAACGCCATGCAGAGTGAGCTCACAATCAGTGTCCGGCTTGAGAAGAAAGGCCAAGACTCTGTCATCACACTGGAGGGTCTGACAAGAGACGTTCACACTGCAGAGAGTCGTATTCGGGACATGATCAGAAAGGTGGAAAGGAATGAAACCCGAAGAAGTGAAGCTTTTATAATCAGAAATGTGGTTAGGTGGCAATATCAGGAAAATGGACACAGCATCAAAACCTTTGATATGTTGACCAATTATGACCTGGAACAGGCCTATCAGAAGAGACTGCCTTCAGTGAAAATCAAGATTAATAATGATGAATATGAGGCTGATTTAGTTCTCAAAGAGGCCACAAGAGGGAGTCTGAGGATTACGTTAAGTAGAGTAGAACTGGAAG ATTGA